A genomic stretch from Spongiibacter nanhainus includes:
- the tnpC gene encoding IS66 family transposase, with protein MTAPSPQSLPDDIDALKTLLLKKEQRIHLLEEQIRLFKQKRFGSSSEKSDQQAELFNEAELIDMMESASEAEALESAAPAQREAAPRKAKPGRKPLPADLPRIRIEHDLPDADKVCTCGCVRDCIGEDTSEQLDIIPAKVQVLVNVRKKYACKQCEGNVSTAPLPPQPIPKSKASPGLLAHIAVAKYQDALPLYRQEGILGRSDIDLPRHTLALWMVKAGQLAQPLINLLQDHLLSYPVLRCDETTVQVLKEPGKEAQSHSYMWVRVGGPPTQTTKLYHYADSRRGEVAQQLLMGYQGYVQTDDYAGYNGACAQAGITQLGCWAHARRKFVEAQKAVGKQKKAGKVDMAVSMIAKLYAIEKRAETLSPEARYTLRQQESVPQLQAIRVWLDKTLHTTLPKGLLGKALSYLEKNWSKLTVYTQDGRLGIDNNPAENAIRPFVVGRKNWLFSASTSGATASANLYSLIETAKANGLEPFAYLKRVFTELPRAQGLEDIEALLPWQMPTKAPEVVKVAS; from the coding sequence ATGACAGCGCCTTCTCCACAGTCCCTGCCTGACGATATCGATGCACTGAAGACTCTGCTTCTGAAGAAGGAGCAGCGCATCCACCTGCTTGAAGAACAGATTCGCTTGTTCAAGCAAAAGCGCTTTGGGTCGAGCAGTGAGAAGAGCGACCAGCAGGCTGAGTTATTTAACGAGGCCGAGTTGATCGACATGATGGAGTCGGCGTCGGAAGCCGAAGCGCTTGAGTCGGCAGCGCCAGCTCAGCGAGAAGCGGCTCCCCGTAAAGCCAAGCCCGGCCGCAAGCCGCTTCCGGCAGACCTGCCCCGCATTCGCATTGAACATGACCTGCCCGACGCCGACAAAGTCTGCACCTGTGGTTGTGTGCGTGACTGTATTGGCGAAGACACCAGCGAACAGCTGGACATCATTCCGGCCAAGGTTCAGGTACTGGTGAACGTTCGTAAAAAGTATGCCTGCAAACAGTGCGAAGGCAACGTCAGTACTGCACCACTGCCGCCGCAGCCGATTCCCAAGAGCAAGGCCAGCCCGGGCTTGCTGGCCCACATCGCTGTTGCCAAATACCAGGATGCACTGCCGCTGTACCGGCAGGAGGGTATTCTCGGGCGCAGCGATATCGATCTCCCCCGCCATACCTTAGCGCTGTGGATGGTCAAGGCGGGCCAGTTGGCACAGCCGCTGATCAATCTGTTGCAGGATCACTTGTTAAGCTATCCGGTACTGCGGTGCGATGAAACCACCGTGCAGGTGTTGAAGGAGCCGGGTAAGGAGGCTCAGAGCCACTCCTATATGTGGGTGCGGGTCGGCGGGCCGCCCACGCAAACCACTAAACTTTACCATTATGCTGACAGTCGCCGGGGAGAGGTGGCCCAGCAGCTGTTGATGGGCTACCAGGGCTATGTGCAGACCGATGACTATGCGGGGTACAACGGGGCCTGCGCCCAAGCGGGTATTACCCAGCTGGGCTGTTGGGCACATGCCCGCCGCAAGTTTGTGGAAGCGCAGAAGGCCGTCGGCAAGCAGAAGAAGGCAGGTAAGGTCGATATGGCGGTGAGCATGATCGCCAAGCTCTACGCGATCGAGAAGCGGGCAGAGACCCTGTCGCCGGAAGCGCGCTACACCCTGCGTCAGCAGGAGAGCGTTCCCCAGCTCCAAGCCATCCGCGTCTGGCTGGACAAAACCCTGCATACTACTCTGCCCAAAGGATTACTGGGCAAGGCTCTGAGCTATCTGGAGAAGAACTGGAGCAAACTGACCGTCTACACGCAGGACGGTCGGCTCGGCATAGACAATAATCCGGCAGAGAACGCGATCCGCCCCTTCGTGGTGGGGCGCAAGAACTGGCTGTTCAGCGCCTCGACCTCGGGCGCCACCGCCAGTGCGAACCTGTACAGTCTGATTGAAACGGCCAAGGCGAATGGCCTGGAACCCTTTGCTTACCTGAAGCGGGTGTTTACTGAATTGCCCCGAGCACAAGGCCTTGAAGACATCGAAGCGTTACTGCCATGGCAGATGCCTACAAAGGCTCCCGAGGTAGTGAAGGTGGCCTCATGA
- the tnpA gene encoding IS66 family insertion sequence element accessory protein TnpA yields MSTEPTSSKEQFWQAHFIAWEASGLSQIEYCKQHDLKPSNFAYWRTRANKKRRKFMPLSPPVTSDRLVLGLPHGIRLELPAHALAELLPTVLRALRESA; encoded by the coding sequence ATGAGCACTGAACCTACCTCATCCAAAGAGCAATTCTGGCAAGCGCACTTCATCGCCTGGGAAGCCAGCGGCCTGTCTCAGATCGAGTATTGCAAACAGCATGACCTCAAGCCGTCGAACTTCGCCTACTGGCGCACACGGGCTAATAAAAAGCGCCGGAAGTTCATGCCACTGTCGCCCCCGGTGACAAGCGATCGCTTGGTGCTCGGTTTACCCCATGGCATACGCCTCGAGTTGCCCGCTCACGCACTGGCCGAATTGCTGCCAACCGTGCTCCGGGCGTTGCGGGAGTCAGCGTGA
- a CDS encoding VOC family protein → MKPRISMITLGVRDLPRAIAFYERGLGFPRLQSPPSVAFFNLNGTWLGLFGWEDLAGDAGVSAEGDGFRGVSLAHNVASEAEVHTVMEQAEAAGATICKAPEKVFWGGYSGYFADPDGHLWEVAHNPFMWVGPED, encoded by the coding sequence ATGAAGCCCCGTATCAGCATGATTACCCTGGGCGTCCGGGATCTTCCCAGGGCTATTGCCTTCTATGAGCGGGGCTTGGGGTTTCCCCGTTTGCAGTCGCCACCCTCGGTCGCCTTTTTCAACTTAAACGGCACATGGCTTGGTTTGTTCGGCTGGGAAGACCTGGCCGGCGATGCCGGAGTGTCCGCAGAGGGCGATGGCTTCCGGGGTGTTAGCCTCGCTCACAATGTGGCCTCCGAGGCCGAAGTGCATACCGTAATGGAGCAGGCGGAAGCGGCCGGAGCCACCATTTGTAAGGCGCCAGAGAAGGTCTTTTGGGGAGGCTACAGCGGCTATTTTGCCGATCCTGATGGACATCTCTGGGAAGTGGCCCACAACCCCTTTATGTGGGTGGGCCCGGAGGACTAA
- the tnpB gene encoding IS66 family insertion sequence element accessory protein TnpB (TnpB, as the term is used for proteins encoded by IS66 family insertion elements, is considered an accessory protein, since TnpC, encoded by a neighboring gene, is a DDE family transposase.) has translation MLRPSPSVQVYLYLEPVDMRKSIDGLALLVESELALSPMSEALFVFCNRGRDKIKMLYWERNGFVLWYKRLEKQRFRWPRESAFLYEQRDGRDLNYLLDGFDIWAQRPHQTLHFDSVS, from the coding sequence ATGCTTCGCCCGTCGCCGAGCGTTCAGGTCTATTTGTACCTGGAGCCCGTAGACATGCGCAAGTCCATTGATGGGCTGGCCCTGCTCGTTGAGAGTGAACTGGCGCTCTCCCCGATGTCAGAAGCGCTGTTCGTCTTCTGCAATCGGGGACGAGACAAGATCAAAATGCTGTACTGGGAGCGCAATGGCTTTGTGCTCTGGTACAAGCGCCTTGAGAAGCAGCGTTTCCGCTGGCCACGGGAATCAGCCTTCTTGTATGAGCAGCGCGATGGCCGCGATTTGAATTATCTGCTCGACGGCTTTGATATCTGGGCCCAGCGGCCCCATCAAACCCTGCATTTTGACTCGGTATCCTGA
- a CDS encoding GFA family protein → MTASTDTALVSYPLHGSCQCGNVHYQLLKAPVKVLACHCKECQKLSTSAFSITALVEDDAVVFQGELQEWQRLAENGNKNYAKFCPTCGNRIYHFNPDKPGLIKLKAASLDDTRVLQPDLHIWVREKQDWYQLPEGVEVCDGQPEL, encoded by the coding sequence ATGACTGCAAGTACCGACACGGCGTTAGTGAGCTACCCACTACATGGCAGCTGCCAGTGCGGCAACGTGCACTATCAGCTCCTGAAAGCCCCCGTCAAAGTGTTGGCCTGCCACTGTAAGGAATGCCAGAAACTCTCTACCAGTGCTTTCAGTATTACTGCCCTAGTGGAAGACGATGCAGTGGTGTTTCAGGGCGAACTCCAGGAATGGCAGCGACTGGCCGAGAACGGCAATAAAAACTACGCCAAATTCTGCCCTACCTGCGGTAACCGGATCTACCATTTTAATCCGGACAAGCCGGGCCTGATTAAGCTTAAGGCGGCGAGCCTGGACGACACTCGGGTACTGCAACCCGATCTGCATATCTGGGTAAGGGAAAAACAGGATTGGTACCAGTTACCCGAAGGCGTGGAAGTTTGCGACGGCCAACCGGAGTTGTAG
- a CDS encoding YqiA/YcfP family alpha/beta fold hydrolase — protein MGHLLINIHGFLSSHQSPKVLALGDAIRHRFPSVDFVSPALPDRPKDAVAVVESLITQHADQYKTIGLIGHSMGAYFATCLAVRHQLKAVLVNPVVRGYEIMCEFYGPVHNPHTGRDFEIDETDIDYLVSIYLEALPEPWRFLLMQQLGDEIVDPAVAKEYYRDSPRIVEQGGNHDFAGLENHTDEIVHFLFGEARL, from the coding sequence GTGGGGCATCTGCTGATCAACATCCACGGCTTTCTCTCCTCGCATCAATCCCCGAAGGTGCTGGCTTTGGGAGATGCCATCCGGCATCGCTTCCCCTCGGTGGACTTTGTCTCTCCGGCGCTCCCCGACCGCCCCAAGGACGCCGTTGCTGTCGTTGAATCACTCATTACCCAACACGCTGATCAATACAAAACTATCGGCCTAATCGGTCACTCTATGGGTGCTTACTTTGCGACCTGCCTGGCGGTACGCCATCAACTGAAAGCGGTATTGGTAAACCCTGTAGTGCGCGGCTACGAAATCATGTGTGAATTCTATGGCCCCGTTCACAACCCACACACCGGCCGGGATTTTGAGATCGATGAGACAGATATCGACTACCTAGTGAGCATCTATCTGGAGGCCCTGCCCGAACCCTGGCGATTTTTGCTGATGCAGCAGCTGGGCGACGAGATCGTCGATCCGGCTGTCGCAAAGGAATACTACCGGGACAGCCCCCGCATTGTTGAGCAAGGCGGCAATCACGACTTTGCCGGCCTGGAAAATCACACTGACGAGATCGTTCATTTTTTATTTGGCGAAGCGAGGCTCTAA
- a CDS encoding SDR family oxidoreductase yields the protein MTKTLVIGAGGQIGRILVQQLADQQQPVVAMLRDPQRVSFPASVEVVVADLEGDFSHAFRGCSRIVFTAGSGAKTGPDKTLLVDLWGAKRAIDLAREQGVEQFVMVSARTAGDPDKGPEAIKPYLVAKYFADEYLIGSGVPYTVLRPGRLTDEPATGRVTTQRPDDAVEQVISRADTADVIVQCLGDERALGEVVELYQSDRDDKGVFL from the coding sequence ATGACGAAAACCTTGGTGATAGGTGCCGGCGGACAAATTGGCCGCATACTTGTGCAGCAATTGGCTGATCAACAGCAGCCCGTGGTCGCGATGCTTCGGGATCCCCAACGAGTAAGTTTTCCAGCATCCGTAGAGGTCGTTGTGGCAGACCTGGAAGGCGATTTTAGCCACGCTTTTAGGGGCTGCTCGCGGATAGTGTTCACCGCTGGCTCCGGGGCCAAGACCGGCCCGGATAAAACCCTGTTGGTGGACCTGTGGGGCGCCAAGCGCGCTATTGATTTAGCGCGGGAGCAAGGTGTTGAGCAGTTCGTGATGGTCAGCGCCCGCACTGCCGGTGACCCCGACAAAGGCCCCGAGGCAATTAAACCCTATCTGGTGGCCAAGTACTTTGCCGATGAGTACTTGATCGGTTCTGGCGTGCCCTACACCGTGTTGCGCCCGGGACGCCTTACCGACGAGCCGGCCACCGGCCGCGTGACAACCCAACGCCCCGACGATGCCGTCGAACAAGTGATTAGTCGCGCCGATACGGCGGACGTCATTGTACAATGTCTAGGCGATGAAAGGGCTTTGGGGGAAGTGGTAGAACTGTATCAGAGTGATCGCGACGATAAAGGCGTTTTTCTTTAG
- a CDS encoding FG-GAP-like repeat-containing protein — translation MSAYKLYILCLISIYLFGCGGGGGSSANKNQQDAASEIESFNAEQAEIRRSNALRYLYANQQLVDAVNAFRGDVLGFFLPPLADHDSILADEILCPEGTYEIRETKKSLRARFYNCINRGYHVDGEVNYTSSGNVDSGSFSAELRFNGFYIATENNEIVYDGVLYSSLDPHEYTIGGNSELRFTDNLTGNSYAWSEITANRLSLSAKLHDKNTGWVTVSYDQDSEKIEFVGANASRLEGETTFDPDGTIPSKELQTYQLTLFNEESDLPQRFNQPIPINALKNVEHQTHSSPEPHISGNTSPDRLDSVDFSGSQSQDSNYDVFTYKWQSSEAPKDCNTTIEGDDRETATFVFSCQGEHVVSLTVTDWTGSNTEYFTVDVQPLAAELSTPQTITLAEGQSLDVSLEVSNLSQDGPYQYSLIAAPNGISIDQSGHITGEPIPFLDEGDTRFKVVARADNGRQSDHVFEFQYHNTEVQKTLVSGTALCLRDGFRHFADTNGNGFPNLVCANEESFKVIEVKNDQISTIYSSPASYSPNYELVDVGQQDLNGDGIDEILLAYDDRIFVLSGEGYQIISEFVVPWRDTSSANPDRVRYQLHPIAEGAKSIAVSAPKSPDFGKNLYLFNLDGSYLSFDSSTHGDRLLLANIDNDPEPEAWVVYDHIKQTKFIDYGNPEKELPFNAQFIADIDGNDRPELVVITQPDTGNTEIISLYDPQTGILQYQSELTINVDYYRSDIQLLNVDDDNAYEVLLRDEIDKTLYIFDWINEELQLQGSYPESAEGNYLAYYGGLPNGVLLDYDPKASVIFQLDKGHRNLQRTSPRSLCQSQIFPRSSQRLGCYATDQFPGMGKVEILSNGKIASYRAFSEAQFDLAHMTELYDGDQIVSSYFGLGGSGKTHRLMDSYSETIIGTTTFAITSNFFSYTKGDIDGDGLVNTVAFGDEDGEIQWFSITEDELHWEDIDSSYRDGEFPLQVVDLDGDGKDEIVAIRNRVAATDQYEEISLFRFNGITLELDRQYALENPNGGYTFGIQDIDGDGSREIIVAERDAYGCKAGEKLSDVYVFRGDLTLQQSLEISECITSIPNFPVDVSKQNIIVAVTREQSLSGARRLRHVKLVEFGIRSPEILWESQRFLGNLKEDGFMAFPLGKDSDLKATLSTSAGVYFLR, via the coding sequence TTGAGCGCTTACAAGCTTTATATTTTGTGCCTAATATCTATATACCTTTTTGGCTGTGGGGGCGGAGGAGGATCTAGCGCCAATAAAAATCAACAAGATGCAGCGAGTGAAATTGAAAGTTTTAACGCTGAACAGGCAGAAATTCGACGCTCTAATGCATTGCGCTACCTTTATGCCAATCAGCAGCTGGTCGATGCGGTCAATGCATTTAGAGGCGACGTCCTTGGGTTTTTTTTACCTCCTTTAGCAGATCATGACTCGATTCTTGCTGACGAGATTCTCTGCCCTGAGGGTACATACGAAATCCGAGAAACAAAAAAGTCCCTCCGCGCGCGCTTTTATAATTGTATAAACCGCGGCTACCATGTTGATGGAGAGGTAAACTACACTTCATCTGGCAACGTAGACAGCGGCAGTTTTTCAGCAGAGCTCCGCTTCAACGGCTTCTACATAGCTACTGAAAACAATGAGATTGTTTATGATGGCGTTCTTTATTCATCGTTGGATCCTCACGAATATACCATCGGCGGAAATAGTGAGCTTAGATTTACAGATAACCTTACTGGAAATTCCTATGCATGGAGTGAAATTACTGCGAATAGACTTTCACTAAGCGCAAAACTACACGACAAAAACACAGGATGGGTAACGGTTAGTTACGACCAAGACAGTGAAAAGATTGAATTTGTAGGCGCAAATGCAAGTCGGCTTGAAGGGGAGACCACATTCGATCCAGACGGCACCATCCCAAGCAAAGAGCTACAAACCTACCAACTGACATTATTCAATGAAGAAAGTGATTTGCCACAAAGGTTTAACCAGCCAATTCCTATTAATGCTCTTAAAAATGTAGAGCACCAAACGCACTCATCTCCCGAACCTCATATTAGTGGAAATACTTCGCCGGATCGACTAGATAGCGTTGATTTTTCCGGATCGCAGTCGCAAGACAGCAACTACGATGTATTTACATATAAATGGCAGTCCAGCGAAGCACCGAAAGATTGCAACACCACTATAGAGGGCGATGATCGAGAGACAGCTACATTCGTATTTTCCTGCCAAGGCGAGCATGTTGTTAGCTTGACGGTCACTGACTGGACCGGAAGTAACACAGAGTACTTTACAGTAGACGTCCAACCATTGGCTGCAGAGTTATCTACACCACAAACCATCACCCTCGCCGAAGGTCAATCACTCGACGTCTCGCTAGAAGTAAGCAACTTATCTCAGGATGGGCCATACCAGTACTCTCTTATTGCAGCCCCAAATGGTATAAGCATCGACCAAAGTGGCCATATTACAGGGGAGCCCATACCGTTCCTTGATGAAGGAGATACTCGTTTCAAAGTGGTTGCCAGGGCAGATAATGGCCGGCAATCAGATCATGTATTTGAGTTTCAATATCACAACACCGAAGTACAAAAGACACTGGTATCTGGAACCGCGCTATGCCTTAGAGACGGCTTTAGACACTTTGCCGATACAAATGGTAACGGCTTTCCTAATTTAGTCTGCGCCAATGAAGAGTCATTTAAGGTAATCGAAGTCAAAAATGACCAAATCTCGACTATCTACTCGTCACCTGCTTCCTATAGCCCCAACTATGAATTAGTGGATGTCGGTCAACAAGACCTTAACGGTGACGGAATAGATGAAATCTTGCTTGCCTACGATGATCGCATTTTTGTGCTATCAGGCGAGGGCTATCAGATAATTTCAGAATTCGTCGTTCCTTGGCGCGATACAAGCTCTGCAAACCCAGACCGTGTTCGCTATCAATTACACCCTATAGCAGAAGGGGCAAAAAGCATTGCTGTCTCCGCCCCAAAGTCACCTGATTTTGGAAAAAACCTTTATCTTTTCAATTTAGATGGTAGCTATCTGAGCTTTGATAGTAGCACTCACGGCGACAGGCTTCTCTTAGCAAACATTGACAATGATCCTGAACCGGAAGCTTGGGTAGTCTATGACCATATCAAGCAGACCAAATTCATCGACTATGGAAATCCGGAGAAGGAGCTTCCTTTCAATGCCCAATTTATCGCTGACATCGATGGAAATGATCGCCCTGAATTGGTCGTCATTACACAACCCGATACTGGCAATACCGAGATAATTAGCCTATATGACCCCCAAACGGGAATACTTCAATATCAATCTGAACTTACAATCAATGTGGACTATTATCGGTCCGACATCCAGCTACTAAACGTCGATGACGATAACGCATACGAAGTCTTACTTCGAGACGAGATCGATAAAACTCTCTATATTTTTGACTGGATAAATGAAGAACTACAACTCCAGGGCAGCTACCCCGAATCCGCCGAAGGTAATTACTTAGCGTACTACGGCGGGCTACCGAATGGCGTTTTATTAGACTATGATCCAAAAGCTAGCGTAATATTTCAGCTCGATAAAGGACATCGAAACCTGCAACGTACGTCACCCAGATCGCTCTGCCAAAGCCAAATATTTCCAAGGTCGAGCCAACGCCTTGGTTGCTATGCAACCGACCAGTTCCCCGGGATGGGAAAGGTCGAAATACTCTCCAACGGGAAAATAGCCAGCTATCGGGCTTTCAGTGAAGCGCAATTCGATCTAGCTCATATGACCGAACTATACGATGGTGACCAGATAGTCTCTAGCTATTTTGGCCTGGGGGGGTCAGGCAAAACGCACCGCCTTATGGATAGCTATTCCGAGACAATAATCGGTACCACAACTTTTGCCATCACCAGCAACTTTTTTTCTTACACGAAGGGCGATATAGACGGAGATGGCCTGGTAAATACAGTTGCTTTCGGCGATGAAGACGGCGAGATACAGTGGTTTTCTATTACAGAAGATGAGCTGCACTGGGAAGATATTGACTCTTCTTATAGAGATGGCGAATTTCCACTACAAGTTGTCGATCTAGACGGCGACGGCAAAGACGAAATTGTCGCCATTCGTAATCGCGTAGCTGCTACCGACCAGTATGAGGAGATCTCACTGTTTAGATTTAATGGTATAACCCTAGAGCTTGATCGGCAGTATGCTCTTGAAAACCCCAACGGCGGTTATACTTTCGGCATTCAGGACATCGACGGCGACGGAAGCCGGGAAATCATTGTAGCAGAGCGAGATGCCTATGGATGTAAGGCAGGCGAGAAACTTAGCGATGTTTATGTTTTTAGGGGCGACCTCACACTTCAACAATCGCTTGAGATTAGTGAGTGCATCACCAGCATTCCAAATTTCCCTGTAGATGTATCGAAACAGAATATAATCGTAGCCGTCACTAGAGAACAATCTCTCTCTGGCGCAAGGCGATTACGCCACGTAAAGCTAGTAGAATTCGGAATCAGGTCACCTGAGATACTCTGGGAGTCGCAGCGTTTTTTGGGAAATCTTAAAGAAGATGGCTTTATGGCTTTTCCTTTGGGCAAGGACAGCGATTTAAAAGCGACGTTGTCGACTAGTGCAGGAGTATATTTCCTCAGGTAG